The following proteins come from a genomic window of Polaribacter dokdonensis:
- a CDS encoding alpha/beta hydrolase family protein, which translates to MFIDKNIIVDGKHTKPIVTDVFYKETNQPKKVIIFCHGYKGFKDWGAWNLLAETFAKAGFFFVKFNFSHNGGTAENPIDFPDLEAFGNNNYTKELDDLESIINWISTNSTYKSEVNLDDISIIGHSRGGGIVLLKANEDKRVKQVITLAAVSDFGSRSSTIGDLENWKKTGVKYVVNGRTKQQMPHFYQFYKNFKANESRLNIQNSVKNLQIPLLIIHGDHDTSIDIEEAHQIHSWQPNSTLEIIKNADHVFNVSHPWQKDKLSEELSQTTQLCIDFLT; encoded by the coding sequence ATGTTTATTGATAAAAATATTATTGTTGATGGTAAACACACAAAACCAATTGTAACCGATGTTTTTTACAAAGAAACAAATCAACCTAAAAAAGTAATTATTTTTTGTCATGGTTATAAAGGTTTTAAAGATTGGGGAGCTTGGAATTTATTGGCTGAAACCTTTGCAAAAGCAGGATTCTTCTTTGTTAAATTTAATTTTTCACACAATGGGGGTACAGCAGAAAATCCAATCGATTTTCCAGATTTAGAAGCTTTTGGTAATAATAATTATACTAAAGAATTAGATGATTTAGAAAGCATTATCAATTGGATTTCTACGAATTCTACTTACAAAAGCGAGGTAAATTTAGATGATATTTCAATTATTGGTCATAGTAGAGGAGGAGGAATTGTACTGCTTAAAGCCAATGAAGATAAAAGGGTAAAACAAGTAATTACACTTGCAGCAGTTTCAGATTTCGGTTCTAGAAGTTCAACCATTGGTGATTTAGAAAATTGGAAAAAAACAGGAGTTAAATATGTTGTAAATGGCAGAACAAAACAACAAATGCCACACTTTTATCAGTTTTATAAAAATTTTAAAGCGAATGAATCTCGTTTAAACATTCAAAATTCAGTTAAAAATTTACAAATTCCTTTGCTTATTATTCATGGAGATCATGATACTTCTATAGATATTGAAGAAGCACATCAAATACATAGTTGGCAACCAAATAGCACTCTAGAAATTATTAAAAACGCAGATCATGTTTTTAATGTTTCTCATCCTTGGCAAAAGGATAAACTCTCGGAGGAACTGAGCCAAACTACGCAATTGTGTATTGATTTTTTAACATAG
- a CDS encoding NAD(P)/FAD-dependent oxidoreductase has protein sequence MNYSYWELKEWFTNVDYTIVGSGIVGLNCAIKLKENYPKAKILIVEKGMLPQGASTKNAGFACFGSLSELIDDLNSHTEQEVYNLVDKRWKGLQYLREKLGDKEIDFQQNKGFELCDFEDFFDDCITKKENINQLLKPIFKADVFSTSDNIFGFQKIHSKYIVNNFEGQLDTGKMMTQLLLKTQKLGVKILNNIELESYQENSQKINVKTNRLDFYTKKLFITTNGFSNKLLKENIKPARAQVLITKPIQNLKIKGTFHLEKGYYYFRNINDRILFGGGRNLDFETEETTKFGQTEIIQNELEKILKETILPNTNFEIEHRWSGIMGVGNQKKAIVKQVSNNVFCGIRLGGMGVAIGSLVGKELAELLN, from the coding sequence ATGAATTACAGTTATTGGGAGTTAAAAGAATGGTTTACTAATGTAGATTATACAATTGTAGGTAGTGGAATTGTGGGTTTAAACTGTGCAATTAAACTAAAGGAAAATTACCCAAAAGCAAAAATTTTAATTGTAGAGAAGGGCATGTTGCCTCAAGGAGCTAGCACAAAAAATGCTGGTTTTGCCTGTTTTGGTAGTTTATCTGAATTGATAGACGATTTAAACTCTCATACAGAACAAGAGGTTTACAATCTAGTTGATAAAAGGTGGAAAGGACTACAATATTTGAGAGAAAAGTTGGGAGATAAAGAAATTGACTTTCAGCAGAACAAAGGTTTTGAATTGTGTGATTTTGAAGATTTTTTTGATGATTGTATCACTAAAAAAGAGAATATAAATCAATTATTAAAACCAATATTTAAGGCTGATGTATTTTCTACTTCTGATAATATTTTTGGTTTCCAAAAAATCCATTCAAAGTACATTGTAAATAATTTTGAAGGGCAATTAGACACTGGTAAAATGATGACGCAATTACTTTTAAAAACTCAAAAATTAGGCGTTAAAATTTTAAATAATATAGAGCTTGAAAGTTATCAAGAAAATTCACAAAAAATTAATGTAAAAACCAACAGATTAGATTTTTATACCAAAAAATTATTCATTACAACTAATGGTTTTTCTAATAAATTATTAAAAGAAAATATAAAACCAGCAAGAGCTCAAGTGCTTATTACTAAACCTATTCAAAACCTAAAAATAAAAGGAACATTTCATTTAGAAAAAGGATACTATTATTTTAGAAATATAAATGATAGAATTCTTTTTGGTGGAGGTAGAAATCTCGATTTTGAAACAGAGGAAACTACAAAATTTGGTCAAACAGAAATCATACAAAATGAGCTTGAGAAAATTTTAAAAGAAACCATTTTACCAAACACTAATTTTGAAATTGAACATAGATGGAGTGGAATTATGGGTGTTGGAAATCAAAAGAAAGCCATTGTAAAGCAAGTTTCTAATAACGTTTTTTGTGGAATTCGTTTAGGAGGAATGGGAGTTGCTATTGGTAGTTTGGTTGGCAAAGAATTAGCAGAATTGTTAAATTAA
- a CDS encoding GNAT family N-acetyltransferase, producing the protein MIKLIRTNSENKDFINLVKDLDAYLKITDEDEHDFYNQFNNIDVIKHVVIGYYEDKPIGCGAIKNFNEDSVEVKRMFVSPKARGKGFAQQILLELEHWAKELGYASCILETGKRQVEAVQFYHKSKYQVIPNYGQYKHMENSICFKKVL; encoded by the coding sequence ATGATTAAACTCATCAGAACCAATTCCGAAAATAAAGATTTTATCAATTTGGTAAAAGATTTAGATGCCTATCTTAAAATTACAGATGAAGACGAACACGATTTTTACAATCAATTTAATAATATTGATGTAATTAAACATGTGGTTATTGGATATTATGAAGATAAACCTATTGGTTGTGGAGCCATTAAAAATTTTAATGAAGATTCTGTTGAAGTGAAACGAATGTTTGTATCACCTAAAGCAAGAGGTAAAGGTTTTGCCCAACAAATTTTATTAGAGTTAGAACATTGGGCTAAAGAATTAGGGTATGCAAGTTGTATCTTAGAAACAGGGAAAAGACAAGTAGAAGCTGTACAATTTTATCACAAAAGCAAATACCAAGTAATTCCTAATTATGGGCAATATAAGCATATGGAAAATAGTATCTGTTTTAAAAAAGTATTGTAA
- a CDS encoding LysE family transporter, giving the protein MNFIIYFILGTIISILGSIMPSMLNLTVVKISIKSGRKEALYLALGISSVLLFQSNIGAFLASILMKNSEYIATIQQVATGIIFLISINFFRLYFKNKDKPKKEKIQKSKAFMHGFVLSSLNMFAIPFYFTVVSILIGLNFFNYSIPNSIYFTIGSIAGSFLLYTIYAFTAKAIEKKILFMANKMDLILGVLTGFIAIINALYLI; this is encoded by the coding sequence ATGAATTTTATCATCTACTTTATTTTAGGAACTATCATTTCTATTTTAGGCAGTATTATGCCAAGTATGCTAAATTTAACTGTAGTTAAAATTAGTATAAAAAGTGGCAGAAAAGAAGCTTTATATCTTGCTTTAGGTATCTCTTCTGTATTGCTTTTTCAATCAAATATTGGCGCCTTTTTAGCAAGTATTCTAATGAAAAATTCAGAATATATTGCAACCATACAACAAGTAGCTACAGGAATCATATTTTTAATTTCAATTAACTTTTTCAGATTATATTTTAAAAACAAAGACAAACCTAAAAAAGAGAAAATTCAAAAATCAAAGGCATTTATGCACGGTTTTGTCTTGTCTTCTTTAAACATGTTTGCTATTCCATTTTACTTTACAGTAGTATCTATATTAATTGGATTAAATTTTTTCAACTATTCCATTCCTAATAGTATCTACTTCACAATAGGGTCTATTGCTGGTTCGTTTTTACTCTACACAATTTATGCATTCACAGCAAAGGCTATAGAAAAAAAGATTTTATTCATGGCTAATAAAATGGATCTTATTTTAGGTGTGTTAACTGGTTTTATAGCTATTATAAATGCTTTATATTTAATTTAA
- the dinB gene encoding DNA polymerase IV, which produces MELQPPFRKIIHVDMDAYYASVAELDNPELRGKAIAVGGGGDRGVVSAASYEARKYGVKSAMSNVLAKQKCPHIIFVKSDFARYKELSEQIREIFFEYTDLVEPLSLDEAYLDVTENKKDNPSANEIAREIRQKIYDKTGLRASAGISINKFIAKVASDINKPNGQKTIHPEEVIQFLEELPVNKFYGVGKVTAAKMYNLGIFVGNDLKKKTLEELSLLFGKSGLHYYNIVRGIHKSEVKPNRIRKSVGAERTFRENISSEIYMLDKLNDIADEIEKRMEKSNSKGKTITLKIKYSDFTQQTRSKTVGQFLSKKKEFFSIVKELLYQDKLENSVRLLGLSFSNLNNNIQEPVWVQLQFDFND; this is translated from the coding sequence ATGGAATTGCAACCTCCTTTTCGTAAAATAATTCATGTAGATATGGATGCTTATTATGCATCTGTAGCAGAATTAGATAACCCAGAATTAAGAGGAAAAGCCATTGCAGTTGGTGGTGGAGGTGATAGAGGTGTTGTTTCTGCTGCTAGTTATGAAGCAAGAAAATATGGAGTAAAATCTGCAATGAGTAATGTGTTAGCCAAGCAAAAATGCCCTCATATCATTTTTGTGAAATCAGATTTTGCACGTTACAAAGAGCTATCTGAGCAGATAAGAGAAATTTTTTTTGAGTATACAGATTTGGTAGAGCCATTATCTTTAGATGAGGCATATTTAGATGTTACAGAGAATAAAAAAGACAATCCTTCTGCCAATGAAATTGCAAGAGAAATTCGTCAAAAAATATATGATAAAACAGGTTTAAGAGCATCAGCAGGTATTTCTATTAATAAGTTTATTGCAAAAGTTGCTTCAGATATTAACAAACCAAATGGTCAAAAAACCATACATCCAGAGGAAGTTATCCAGTTTTTAGAAGAATTACCAGTCAATAAATTTTATGGAGTGGGTAAGGTAACTGCAGCAAAAATGTATAACTTAGGTATTTTTGTGGGTAATGATTTAAAAAAGAAAACGTTAGAAGAATTATCGTTACTTTTTGGTAAGTCTGGTTTACACTATTATAATATTGTAAGAGGTATTCATAAAAGTGAAGTGAAACCTAATAGAATACGTAAATCTGTAGGTGCAGAAAGAACGTTTAGAGAAAATATCTCTTCAGAAATTTACATGTTAGATAAACTAAATGATATTGCTGATGAAATTGAAAAACGTATGGAAAAAAGCAACTCAAAAGGTAAAACCATAACTTTAAAAATTAAATATTCAGATTTTACTCAGCAAACTAGAAGTAAAACAGTAGGTCAGTTTTTAAGCAAAAAGAAAGAGTTTTTTTCAATAGTTAAAGAGCTCTTATATCAAGATAAATTAGAGAATTCAGTTCGTCTTTTAGGGTTATCTTTTAGTAATTTAAACAACAACATTCAAGAACCTGTTTGGGTACAATTACAATTTGATTTTAATGATTAA
- a CDS encoding methyltransferase domain-containing protein, which translates to MDFFISTKQRTDKEELMDDFSIGGDLLRDTLDKLENINRWLGGNKVTINGLKTILENHPKEQEITIIDIGCGHGDILRDVAKFGRKHHYKFKLIGIDANPTAIDYANDLSVEYPELSFETQDIFSDAFKARSFDVVLATLFLHHFKEKELTSFLDNTVKQTKIGVVVNDLHRHKLAYYLFMLLSIFISNKMIIEDGLTSVLRGFKRKDLVKMSHKINVKPTISWKWAFRYLWILKR; encoded by the coding sequence ATGGACTTTTTTATCAGCACAAAACAAAGAACAGACAAAGAAGAATTGATGGATGATTTTTCTATTGGAGGCGATTTATTGCGTGATACATTAGATAAATTAGAAAATATAAATAGATGGTTAGGAGGAAATAAAGTAACCATTAATGGTTTAAAAACTATTTTAGAAAATCACCCAAAAGAACAAGAAATAACCATTATAGATATTGGTTGTGGACATGGAGATATTTTAAGAGATGTAGCAAAATTTGGTAGAAAGCATCATTATAAATTTAAATTAATTGGTATTGATGCAAACCCAACTGCAATTGATTATGCAAATGATTTATCAGTAGAATATCCTGAGTTAAGTTTCGAAACACAAGATATTTTTTCTGATGCCTTTAAAGCCAGATCTTTTGATGTTGTTTTGGCAACATTGTTCTTGCATCATTTTAAAGAAAAAGAATTAACTTCATTTTTAGATAATACAGTAAAACAAACTAAAATAGGTGTAGTTGTAAATGATTTACACAGGCATAAATTGGCTTATTATTTATTTATGTTGCTATCAATTTTCATTAGTAATAAAATGATAATTGAAGATGGTTTAACTTCAGTCTTAAGAGGTTTTAAAAGAAAAGATTTAGTAAAAATGTCGCATAAAATTAATGTAAAACCTACTATTTCTTGGAAATGGGCTTTTCGTTATTTATGGATTTTAAAAAGATAA
- a CDS encoding NAD(P)/FAD-dependent oxidoreductase has product MDRTTNFDVIIIGGGLAGLCNAIHLSKFDKNVLLIEKNTYPKHKVCGEYISNEVLPYLAFLEINPFDFGAVKIDKFQLSTTNNKLIDAKLPLGGFGISRFQLDYILAEKAKENGVTILQDAVLESSFENEIFTITTKNNQKFRTGIAIGSFGKRSLLDVKLDRSFIKKKSPYLGVKIHVKGEFKADLVALHNFKGGYCGVSKVENDAINLCYITNFSSFKKYKNITDFQENVVFKNEYLKDIFKNSKPLFDEPLSISQISFETKNPIENHLIMCGDSAGMIHPLCGNGMSMAIQSAQIASKLILNYLDGEVLSRNELENKYISEWKKQFKWRLKAGHFIAMLFRNDKMANFLLQIVRRIPFLLPIIIKQTHGKPIKI; this is encoded by the coding sequence ATGGATAGAACAACAAACTTTGATGTTATTATAATTGGTGGTGGTTTAGCAGGCTTATGCAATGCAATTCACCTTTCTAAGTTTGATAAAAATGTTTTGCTAATAGAGAAAAACACCTACCCAAAACACAAAGTTTGTGGCGAATATATTTCAAATGAAGTTTTGCCCTATTTGGCTTTTTTAGAGATAAACCCTTTTGATTTTGGTGCAGTTAAAATTGATAAATTCCAACTCTCAACAACCAATAATAAATTGATTGATGCAAAATTACCTTTAGGAGGTTTTGGAATTTCGCGCTTTCAATTAGATTACATTTTAGCTGAAAAGGCAAAGGAAAATGGAGTCACAATTTTACAAGATGCAGTTTTAGAATCTAGCTTTGAAAATGAAATATTTACAATTACAACTAAGAATAATCAGAAATTTAGAACTGGAATTGCAATTGGTTCTTTTGGAAAACGATCTTTATTAGATGTAAAATTAGATCGAAGTTTTATCAAAAAAAAATCACCTTATTTAGGTGTTAAAATTCACGTAAAAGGAGAATTCAAGGCAGACTTAGTTGCGCTTCATAATTTTAAAGGAGGTTATTGTGGTGTTTCTAAAGTAGAAAACGATGCTATAAATTTGTGTTACATAACCAATTTCTCATCCTTCAAAAAATACAAGAACATTACCGATTTTCAAGAAAATGTGGTTTTTAAAAATGAATATTTAAAAGATATTTTTAAAAATTCAAAACCTCTTTTTGATGAACCTTTATCTATTAGTCAAATTTCTTTTGAAACTAAAAACCCAATCGAAAATCACCTAATTATGTGTGGTGATTCTGCAGGAATGATTCATCCTCTTTGTGGAAATGGAATGAGTATGGCCATTCAATCTGCCCAAATTGCATCTAAACTCATTCTAAATTATTTAGATGGTGAAGTTTTATCGAGAAATGAGTTAGAAAACAAGTATATTTCAGAGTGGAAGAAACAATTTAAATGGCGTTTAAAAGCAGGTCATTTTATTGCAATGTTGTTTAGAAATGATAAAATGGCTAATTTTTTATTACAAATTGTAAGAAGAATTCCGTTTTTATTACCCATCATTATTAAACAAACACATGGAAAACCAATAAAAATATAA